From the Methanobacterium sp. BAmetb5 genome, the window CACCAGTTGGTGGTCACCACATTCCCGGGTGAATTCAATTTCGCATTCCATATGGGCCAGACACTCCTTTATCCAGGGTGGTTTAACCATATCAGACTCCATTGCTGTTAATCCTGCTTTTTCAATTTCACTCACGCCCTGAGGGAACTTTTTCCCGGTGACCCAGAGTTCCTTGAGGATATCTACTGAGGGGATGTTAACCACCATTTCCCTGGTTTTCTCCAGGTTCTGATAGGTGTGGTGCCGTGGAACTGAGGCCACGGCAATTAGGGGCGGATTGACTGAAACTGGCATGGTAAAAGAGAAAGGAGCAGCATTCACCTCCCCATCAGGGTTAACCGTAGTTACTATAATGGTGGGTCGGGGTGCCAGCACCCGGTAAAAGCTTTCCACATCTAGATCTACAAATTCCATCTTTACCATCCTCCGAGCTTA encodes:
- a CDS encoding flavin reductase family protein, producing MEFVDLDVESFYRVLAPRPTIIVTTVNPDGEVNAAPFSFTMPVSVNPPLIAVASVPRHHTYQNLEKTREMVVNIPSVDILKELWVTGKKFPQGVSEIEKAGLTAMESDMVKPPWIKECLAHMECEIEFTRECGDHQLVVGRVKKVGVSEDSLKDGLLNAEEMKPILHLGGEDFIVGDHRITVPK